A single genomic interval of Oryctolagus cuniculus chromosome 19, mOryCun1.1, whole genome shotgun sequence harbors:
- the LOC138847124 gene encoding zymogen granule membrane protein 16-like: MWTFMLLGLLCASASASAIQARASSYSGEYGSGGGERFSHSGLQLEGPITAIRVRVNSFNIVGLQVRYGQVWSDYVGGNLGDLEEIFLHPGESVIPVSGSYSNYLKTLNFVTDEGRFLSFGKDTGIMLYAVPLDRNTVL, encoded by the exons ATGTGGACCTTCATGCTCCTGGGCCTTCTCTGTGCCTCGGCCTCTGCCAGTGCCA tCCAGGCCAGGGCCTCCTCCTACAGTGGCGAGTAcggaagtggaggaggagagcGATTCTCCCATTCCGGCCTCCAGCTGGAAGGCCCCATCACAGCCATCCGTGTCCGGGTCAACAGCTTCAATATCGTGGG TCTCCAGGTGCGCTATGGCCAGGTGTGGAGCGACTACGTGGGTGgcaacctgggagacctggaggagatctTTCTGCACCCAGGGGAGTCAGTGATCCCAGTGTCTGGGTCATACAGCAACTACCTGAAGACGCTGAACTTTGTGACTGACGAGGGTCGCTTCCTTTCCTTTGGGAAAGACACAGGCATAATGTTGTATGCTGTCCCCTTGGACCGAAACACCGTGCTCTGA